From Lysinibacillus sp. SGAir0095, the proteins below share one genomic window:
- a CDS encoding SLOG family protein, whose protein sequence is MQTIFISGYRPHELGIFNDKHPGIPIIKKAIENELRILFDEGLEWVVISGQQGVETWAAEVIIELKNEYPNLKYSVITPFLEQEKNWNEQKQQQYHYIVSKADFVTSVTKRPYEAPWQFIEKDKFIIQNTDGILLVYDEDNEGSPKYVKKLAQKYEDQHNYRIIEINAYDLQSIAEEMQREDW, encoded by the coding sequence ATGCAGACAATTTTCATATCTGGATACCGACCTCATGAACTTGGTATTTTTAATGATAAACACCCTGGAATACCAATTATTAAGAAGGCTATAGAAAATGAATTAAGAATTTTGTTTGACGAAGGGCTTGAATGGGTAGTGATTAGTGGGCAACAAGGCGTAGAAACCTGGGCAGCGGAAGTCATAATCGAATTAAAAAATGAATATCCTAATTTAAAATATTCCGTTATTACCCCCTTCTTAGAACAAGAAAAAAATTGGAATGAGCAAAAACAACAACAATATCATTATATTGTTTCCAAGGCTGATTTTGTCACAAGTGTGACGAAAAGACCTTATGAGGCTCCTTGGCAATTTATCGAAAAAGACAAGTTTATTATTCAAAATACTGATGGAATTCTCCTTGTTTACGATGAAGACAATGAAGGATCTCCGAAATATGTAAAAAAGCTTGCACAAAAATATGAAGATCAGCATAACTATAGGATTATAGAAATTAATGCATATGATTTACAATCTATTGCAGAAGAGATGCAAAGAGAAGACTGGTGA
- a CDS encoding ornithine--oxo-acid transaminase, producing MTTKSASIIEQTEKFGAHNYHPLPIVVSEAEGVWVQDPEGNKFMDMLSAYSALNQGHRHPKIIQALIDQASRATLTSRAFHNDQLGPWYEKLSKITGKNMVLPMNTGAEAVESAIKVARRWAYEVKGVEDNKAEIIGCNGNFHGRTMGAVSLSSDAEYKKGFGPLLPGFKLIPYGDAESLKAAITPNTAAFIVEPIQGEAGIVMPPKGFLKDVEQICKENNVLFIADEIQTGLARTGKMFAHQWEEVNPDVIILGKALGGGVLPISAVVANSDILGVLNPGSHGSTFGGNPLACAVSIASLEVLEEEKLTERSLELGNYFQEQLRSINHPSIKEVRGSGLFIGVELNVPARSFCEQLKDLGLLCKETHDFVIRFAPPLIITKEEIDWALEKIKSVFA from the coding sequence ATGACGACAAAATCAGCTAGTATAATTGAACAAACAGAGAAATTTGGTGCACATAACTATCATCCACTACCAATCGTAGTTTCAGAGGCTGAGGGAGTTTGGGTACAGGATCCGGAAGGCAATAAATTTATGGATATGCTTTCTGCTTATTCAGCCCTTAACCAAGGTCACCGTCACCCAAAAATTATTCAAGCATTAATCGATCAAGCAAGTCGTGCTACTTTAACTTCACGTGCTTTTCATAACGATCAGCTTGGGCCTTGGTATGAAAAATTATCAAAAATCACCGGCAAAAACATGGTATTACCTATGAACACCGGTGCAGAAGCAGTTGAATCTGCCATTAAGGTGGCGCGTCGTTGGGCATATGAGGTTAAAGGTGTGGAAGATAATAAAGCAGAAATTATTGGTTGTAACGGAAACTTCCATGGTCGTACAATGGGAGCTGTTTCCCTATCATCTGACGCAGAATACAAAAAAGGATTCGGACCGCTATTACCAGGCTTCAAGTTAATTCCATATGGAGATGCAGAAAGTCTTAAAGCAGCTATTACGCCAAATACAGCGGCGTTTATCGTAGAGCCAATACAAGGCGAAGCTGGAATTGTAATGCCTCCTAAAGGCTTCTTAAAAGATGTGGAACAAATCTGTAAAGAAAACAACGTTCTATTTATCGCCGATGAAATCCAAACAGGACTTGCTCGCACAGGTAAAATGTTTGCTCACCAATGGGAAGAGGTAAACCCAGATGTGATTATTCTTGGGAAAGCCCTTGGTGGTGGTGTATTACCGATTTCTGCAGTTGTTGCAAATAGTGATATTCTTGGTGTATTAAACCCAGGTTCCCATGGTTCAACATTTGGGGGTAACCCGCTTGCTTGTGCCGTTTCAATTGCTTCTTTAGAGGTTCTTGAAGAAGAAAAATTAACTGAACGCTCTTTAGAACTAGGGAATTACTTCCAAGAACAATTACGTTCCATTAATCACCCTTCCATTAAGGAAGTTCGGGGTAGCGGATTATTTATTGGTGTAGAATTAAACGTTCCCGCTCGTTCATTCTGCGAACAATTAAAAGATCTAGGGTTACTATGTAAAGAGACACATGATTTCGTCATTCGTTTTGCACCACCATTAATCATTACAAAAGAAGAAATTGATTGGGCTTTAGAAAAAATCAAATCTGTATTTGCATAA
- a CDS encoding sigma 54-interacting transcriptional regulator, with product MKQLYEEIIERVGVGIHAVDQDGKTIIYNKKMREMEAMEKEDVLHKNVRDVFQFQENQSSTLLKSLQHGEEIVNVKQTYFNNRGVEITTVNNTFPLTINGDICAAVEIATDVTKMERLMRQNLRQTKTDFTFDQIIGKSSELKEVIALAKRATRTNSNVLVIGETGTGKELFAQSIHAESDRSGAPFITQNCAALPDTLIEGILFGTTKGAFTGAVDSPGLFEQAQGGTILLDELNSLNISLQAKLLRVLQERKVRRIGGAKEISIDVRVIATINEDPIDAIANNHLRKDLYYRLAIVTLFIPPLRERQEDIAILIDEFIQKYNELFKLNVKCVSNEVLQFFESQSWPGNVRELENVIEASMNLVNHEQVIEFDHLPYQYRKNEAKTPFPFPVSMESKKDTNSLGLTEQLAVFEKQTIEHYLNKHHNHITNTAIALNISRQSLQYRMKRLNIGVPRV from the coding sequence ATGAAACAATTATATGAAGAAATTATCGAGCGTGTTGGTGTAGGAATACATGCTGTTGACCAAGATGGAAAAACTATTATTTATAATAAAAAGATGCGTGAAATGGAAGCGATGGAAAAAGAAGATGTTTTACACAAAAATGTTCGAGATGTCTTTCAATTTCAAGAAAATCAAAGTAGTACCTTGCTGAAATCATTACAGCATGGTGAGGAAATCGTCAATGTGAAACAAACCTATTTTAACAATCGAGGTGTAGAAATCACAACGGTTAATAATACTTTTCCTTTAACTATTAATGGCGATATCTGTGCGGCTGTAGAAATTGCTACAGATGTGACGAAAATGGAGAGATTGATGCGCCAAAATCTTAGACAGACAAAGACAGATTTTACTTTCGACCAAATTATAGGGAAGAGCAGTGAATTAAAAGAAGTGATTGCATTAGCAAAACGAGCAACACGGACAAATTCAAATGTCTTAGTGATTGGTGAAACTGGAACGGGAAAAGAATTATTTGCACAGAGTATTCATGCTGAAAGTGATCGTTCAGGTGCACCTTTTATAACACAAAACTGTGCTGCATTACCGGATACACTTATTGAAGGAATATTATTTGGTACAACAAAAGGTGCATTCACGGGAGCAGTTGATAGCCCAGGTTTATTTGAGCAAGCACAGGGTGGAACGATTTTACTAGACGAATTGAACTCATTGAATATTTCTTTACAAGCGAAGCTATTACGAGTATTGCAAGAAAGAAAAGTACGTCGAATAGGTGGGGCTAAAGAAATATCGATTGATGTCCGTGTGATAGCGACGATAAATGAAGATCCGATAGATGCTATTGCCAATAATCATTTAAGGAAAGATTTATATTACCGTTTAGCCATAGTGACTTTATTTATTCCACCATTAAGAGAAAGGCAAGAGGATATTGCAATTCTCATTGATGAATTTATACAAAAATATAATGAATTATTCAAATTGAACGTAAAGTGTGTTTCAAATGAAGTGCTTCAGTTTTTTGAATCCCAAAGTTGGCCTGGAAATGTTCGGGAGCTTGAGAATGTCATTGAAGCCTCCATGAATTTAGTCAATCATGAACAAGTGATTGAATTTGACCATCTACCTTATCAGTATCGGAAAAATGAAGCGAAAACGCCTTTCCCGTTTCCGGTATCGATGGAGTCAAAGAAAGATACAAATAGTTTAGGTTTAACGGAACAATTAGCTGTGTTTGAAAAGCAAACAATCGAACATTATTTAAATAAACATCATAACCATATTACTAATACGGCAATAGCCTTAAATATAAGTCGTCAAAGCTTGCAATACCGAATGAAACGATTAAATATCGGTGTTCCGAGAGTCTAA
- the rpoN gene encoding RNA polymerase factor sigma-54 yields the protein MEASLNLQQKLETKLAITPELRQSLEILSFSLEELENFIREEANANPLIELKEPNNEHILEMARIQNAGPSGSRNDEIPDSLHQALYQVESIESILTEQLAAEKTLTKNEKEIVLYLIRHLNELGYLDCDIEETAERFSVSVEKCEELISVLQSFEPAGIGARNLSECLYLQVVRKENAPKHTEFLIQNHLEELADGKFQIVADLCAITEEEVRNVLSYIRELNPRPLSEIQSMKQEYIIPDIIVEEFNGEFIIHINDMYLPQISINTYYEELLRTNTSGETQAYLKTKLTDAFLLMRGIEQRHETLYKVTEMILKKQITFFQKGKKALVPLRLKDVADSLELHESTVSRTISQKYMQTPKGTLTLKTFFVRGVKMQSGEVESPIFIKEKIKAIIQMEDVNKPLSDQKIANILLAEGLPIARRTVAKYREELGIPQSTKRVQKK from the coding sequence GTGGAGGCTTCTTTAAATTTACAGCAAAAGCTAGAAACAAAGCTTGCCATAACTCCAGAGTTAAGGCAGTCTCTGGAGATTCTAAGTTTTTCTTTGGAAGAGCTTGAAAATTTCATAAGGGAAGAAGCTAATGCCAACCCTCTGATCGAGCTAAAGGAACCAAATAATGAGCATATACTTGAAATGGCTCGTATTCAAAATGCAGGTCCTTCTGGAAGCAGAAATGATGAAATTCCTGACTCGCTACATCAAGCTCTTTATCAAGTAGAATCGATAGAATCTATATTGACGGAGCAGTTAGCCGCCGAGAAGACTTTAACGAAAAATGAAAAAGAAATTGTGCTCTATCTAATTCGGCATTTAAATGAGTTAGGGTATTTAGATTGTGATATCGAGGAAACGGCAGAACGATTTAGTGTCTCGGTAGAGAAGTGTGAAGAGCTTATTTCTGTACTCCAGAGCTTTGAGCCAGCTGGAATAGGGGCACGTAATTTATCAGAATGCCTGTATTTGCAAGTAGTGAGAAAAGAAAACGCACCAAAACATACGGAATTTCTTATCCAAAATCATTTGGAAGAATTAGCTGACGGGAAATTTCAAATAGTAGCGGATTTGTGTGCAATAACAGAAGAAGAAGTTAGAAATGTGCTTTCCTATATACGGGAGTTGAATCCACGACCTTTATCGGAAATACAGTCAATGAAACAAGAATATATAATACCGGATATTATTGTTGAGGAATTTAATGGGGAGTTTATTATTCACATAAATGATATGTATTTGCCTCAAATTTCGATTAATACGTATTATGAGGAACTTCTCAGAACGAACACTAGTGGAGAAACGCAGGCTTATTTAAAAACAAAGCTTACGGATGCTTTCCTTCTAATGCGCGGAATTGAGCAACGTCATGAAACCTTGTATAAAGTGACCGAAATGATCCTGAAAAAGCAAATAACTTTTTTTCAAAAAGGGAAAAAGGCATTGGTCCCACTTCGGTTAAAGGATGTGGCAGATAGCCTGGAGCTTCATGAATCTACCGTTAGTCGGACAATTAGTCAAAAATATATGCAAACACCTAAGGGGACGTTGACGTTAAAAACGTTTTTCGTTCGCGGAGTAAAAATGCAAAGTGGTGAGGTTGAATCACCCATATTTATTAAAGAAAAAATAAAGGCTATTATCCAGATGGAAGATGTAAATAAGCCGCTATCCGATCAGAAGATTGCCAACATCCTACTAGCAGAAGGCCTGCCAATCGCCAGACGAACTGTCGCAAAATATAGAGAAGAGCTCGGCATCCCCCAATCGACAAAACGAGTTCAGAAAAAGTAG
- a CDS encoding carbon monoxide dehydrogenase — MKKGFTFLLISIMFLGINNVTVNAKSQEAIPSFEEQAREAGFKTAVEAVKEFEKHCNCEIILPKKIPSIPFTHEFAKTYIDKEYGINDLLEIRFLNSEERDHLFKIDIRLDKIDFKKIYEGREYPLDNGDKGFYFESSLFNFFVFEKGDLQYLLGIRNTVKNIDHQKELLEIANSVK; from the coding sequence TTGAAAAAGGGTTTCACTTTTTTGCTAATCAGTATTATGTTTTTAGGGATAAATAATGTAACGGTTAATGCCAAGTCCCAAGAAGCTATTCCCTCTTTTGAAGAACAAGCAAGAGAAGCAGGATTTAAAACTGCTGTTGAAGCAGTGAAGGAATTTGAAAAGCACTGTAACTGTGAAATAATATTACCAAAAAAGATCCCCTCGATACCGTTCACGCATGAATTTGCTAAAACTTATATAGACAAGGAATATGGCATAAACGATTTACTTGAAATAAGATTTCTAAACAGTGAAGAAAGAGATCATCTATTTAAAATTGATATTAGGTTAGATAAAATTGACTTTAAAAAAATTTATGAAGGTAGGGAATATCCATTAGATAATGGAGATAAAGGCTTTTACTTTGAAAGTAGCCTATTCAATTTTTTCGTTTTTGAAAAGGGGGATTTACAGTATCTCTTAGGCATAAGAAATACAGTTAAAAACATAGATCATCAAAAAGAATTACTGGAAATCGCCAATTCAGTAAAGTAA
- a CDS encoding IS1182 family transposase, which yields MMSKNQINERDQIEMITIEQLVPQNHLVRKLESAIDFSFIYPLVEPLYSTLGRPSVDPVVLIKMTFVQYVFGIRSMRQTIKEIETNMAYRWFLGFGFHSEIPHFSTFGKNYERRFQDTDIFEQIFYRILKEIADKGLLSADHVFIDSTHVKASANKRKFEKKIVRKETRAYEAKLQEELNQDRIDHGKKPFPPDKFEKEEVKEIKQSTTDPESGYYVKDERTKQFAYSFHAAADRYGFILGSIVTPGNVHDSHMLQPLVEKIMDKVKKPLAVAADAAYKTPAITKFLFDQEIQPALPYTRPKTKDGFLRKHDYVYDEYYDCYLCPEGQVLKYSTTTKEGKRQYKSNPSQCATCPLLTQCTNSKDHRKIIERHIWAEYVEEADHLRHQNETKQIYARRKETIERVFADAKEKHGMRWTTLRGIKKLSMQAMLTFAAMNLKKLANWTWQAPEMV from the coding sequence ATGATGTCGAAAAATCAAATAAATGAACGGGATCAAATTGAGATGATTACAATTGAACAACTTGTACCACAGAATCATCTTGTCAGAAAGCTTGAGTCAGCTATTGATTTTTCTTTCATCTATCCACTGGTAGAACCACTGTATTCTACCCTAGGTAGACCTAGTGTAGATCCAGTTGTATTAATTAAAATGACATTTGTGCAATATGTATTTGGAATTCGTTCAATGCGTCAGACAATAAAAGAAATTGAAACCAATATGGCATATCGCTGGTTTTTAGGGTTTGGCTTTCATTCAGAAATCCCGCACTTTTCTACCTTCGGTAAAAATTATGAACGTCGATTCCAAGATACTGATATCTTTGAACAGATTTTCTATCGTATTCTTAAAGAAATTGCAGATAAGGGATTACTAAGTGCTGACCATGTCTTCATCGATTCAACTCATGTAAAAGCCAGTGCGAATAAACGTAAATTCGAAAAGAAGATTGTCCGTAAAGAGACTCGTGCATATGAAGCCAAACTTCAAGAAGAATTGAATCAAGATCGTATCGATCACGGGAAGAAGCCATTTCCACCTGATAAATTTGAAAAAGAAGAAGTGAAGGAAATTAAGCAAAGTACGACAGATCCTGAAAGTGGATACTATGTAAAAGATGAAAGAACCAAACAGTTTGCTTATTCATTCCATGCTGCAGCTGATCGGTATGGATTTATACTTGGATCGATTGTGACACCTGGGAATGTTCATGATAGTCATATGCTTCAGCCACTTGTTGAAAAGATTATGGATAAAGTGAAGAAGCCACTTGCTGTTGCTGCCGATGCTGCTTATAAAACTCCTGCGATTACTAAATTCTTATTTGACCAAGAGATTCAACCTGCACTCCCTTATACACGTCCAAAAACGAAGGATGGATTTTTACGGAAACACGATTATGTATATGACGAGTACTATGATTGCTACCTTTGTCCGGAAGGGCAAGTTCTTAAATATTCGACTACCACTAAAGAAGGTAAACGCCAGTACAAATCAAACCCTTCTCAATGTGCAACCTGTCCTTTGCTTACTCAATGTACGAATAGTAAAGATCACCGGAAAATCATTGAGCGTCATATTTGGGCAGAATATGTAGAGGAAGCGGATCATCTTCGTCATCAAAACGAGACCAAACAAATATATGCGAGACGTAAAGAGACGATTGAACGTGTCTTTGCGGATGCGAAAGAGAAGCATGGTATGCGCTGGACAACCCTACGAGGGATTAAAAAATTGTCCATGCAGGCGATGCTTACTTTTGCTGCCATGAATTTAAAGAAGCTTGCCAATTGGACATGGCAAGCTCCAGAAATGGTCTAA
- a CDS encoding TetR/AcrR family transcriptional regulator produces the protein MKHSDETKQILAISLKELMKNKPLEKISIRELTENANVNRQTFYYHFEDIYDLLKWTFQQETIQLLDVHENSLLWKEGLLELFKYLEANKDFCLCALQSLGRGHLKRFFYSDISTILGRVIKSLCEKLNSGEEHIAFLTHFYTLSLAGLVESWLLGEMDHTPEEIIEIIDMFIQDQIRGAEHRINGIG, from the coding sequence ATGAAGCATAGTGATGAAACAAAACAAATACTGGCTATTTCCTTAAAGGAACTAATGAAAAATAAACCCCTCGAAAAGATCTCCATTCGTGAACTGACTGAAAATGCAAATGTGAATCGTCAAACCTTTTACTATCACTTCGAGGATATTTACGATTTACTCAAATGGACCTTTCAGCAGGAAACGATTCAATTGCTTGATGTACATGAAAACTCTCTTCTTTGGAAAGAAGGATTACTAGAGCTTTTCAAATACTTAGAGGCCAATAAAGATTTTTGTTTATGCGCCTTACAATCTCTAGGTCGAGGTCATTTAAAGCGCTTTTTCTACTCGGATATTTCTACAATTTTAGGGAGAGTCATTAAATCACTTTGTGAAAAGTTGAATTCAGGTGAGGAGCACATTGCATTTCTAACTCATTTCTATACTTTGTCATTGGCGGGGCTTGTGGAAAGTTGGCTTTTAGGGGAAATGGACCACACCCCGGAAGAAATAATTGAAATAATCGATATGTTTATTCAAGACCAGATACGAGGCGCTGAGCATCGGATTAATGGGATAGGTTAG
- a CDS encoding MMPL family transporter, translating to MKNWLNVRTASFVIWVVISIVMIVTMPNLDMLVREKGQTEIPSYTQSQIASKLLTEMADEGTDTYQFIAVFTSENEEALDKTQLEEIDKAIQSLKDNSDELGITDMLAPSDSEEAKKQLVSEDGTTILTQISVDQKQGTVEEAAQSLREKTELQSVDSYYTGTDIVMDDFAKSSQEGIKKTEVIAIVFILVVLVLVFRSPVVPLISLITVGVSYIVSLGIVTQLVDKFNFPFSNFTQVFLIVILFGVGTDYNILLYTRFKEELGKGGHILKAITETYRTAGKTVIYSGIAVFIGFIVLYLAEFKLYQATSAVAIGVAVLLLVLLTLNPFFMAVFGIKMFWPAKSINGHSENKIWLFLSKHSFFRPIIALVLVAVISVPFIIKYSGELNYNDLVEISDEYESKQAINVIEDHFPSGFSSPTTLVIHADDSLATQKGLQDIDELADVISNVDGVSQVLSVTRPSGEKIQDLYIKEQTNTLNEGLGSAQEGLGTINEGLSEAEDQLGAVDQSSFDSVQQLIDGTATMEQGVGQLGDALDQVAQGFEDGANGASELENGLSTLKQSISDLSNGASQLQKGYAELENGFSAFSELFATVENAITSSSQGYAAIEQSMNALVQSNPDLASDVNVQTVIGTAKSAQAQLAQLATKLQELTPQYNGAVESFQEANTAFSQITNGLQQVETGVGQLQTGANQLATGLQTGETGVNQISSKTGELEYGLSTVNDGQKQLQEGLATLQDKMTQLQDGLAQSTDGLTEISDGLLDAQDYLGEVSSSESNSVFYIPQEVLDGEEFEESLNMYMSEDRTMSKMTIILDVNPYSKEAMSIIKDIDEQIKATAKNSSLADTEIALGGKSTANVDLQQISSDDFTRTIVIMMIGITLVLVVITRSIWQPIIIIASLILAYYTSLGLAELLSNTLLGQNILSWNVPFFSFIMIVTLGVDYSIFLMMRYHEVKDQGIVGIIDAAKHIGGVVLSAALILGGTFAALIPSGIVTLMQVAILVLVGLVLLSFIMLPVFMPAVMGLTEKMKYLFSKKKE from the coding sequence TTGAAAAATTGGCTGAATGTACGTACAGCCTCATTTGTAATATGGGTAGTCATTTCAATCGTTATGATTGTCACAATGCCAAACTTAGATATGTTAGTGCGTGAAAAAGGTCAAACAGAAATTCCATCCTATACACAAAGTCAAATTGCATCCAAGCTTTTGACTGAAATGGCTGATGAGGGGACAGACACCTATCAGTTTATAGCGGTGTTTACTAGTGAAAATGAAGAAGCGTTAGACAAAACACAGCTTGAAGAGATTGATAAGGCTATCCAATCACTAAAAGATAATAGTGATGAATTAGGTATAACAGATATGCTTGCTCCCTCAGATAGTGAGGAAGCTAAAAAACAGCTGGTTTCCGAAGATGGCACAACCATTTTAACGCAAATCTCCGTTGACCAAAAACAGGGAACAGTAGAAGAGGCAGCACAAAGCTTACGTGAAAAGACGGAGCTGCAATCCGTGGATTCCTACTATACTGGAACAGATATCGTAATGGATGACTTTGCTAAATCTTCTCAAGAAGGGATTAAGAAAACAGAAGTCATTGCGATTGTTTTTATCTTGGTCGTCTTAGTTTTAGTTTTCCGTTCACCTGTGGTTCCTTTAATCTCATTAATTACAGTGGGCGTTTCTTATATCGTTTCTCTTGGGATTGTGACGCAGCTTGTTGATAAGTTTAACTTCCCATTCTCGAACTTTACCCAAGTCTTTTTAATTGTTATTTTATTTGGAGTAGGTACAGATTATAATATTCTACTTTATACACGCTTTAAGGAAGAGCTGGGTAAAGGCGGGCATATATTAAAAGCGATAACAGAGACTTATCGCACTGCAGGAAAAACAGTAATTTATAGTGGTATTGCAGTATTTATTGGCTTCATTGTATTGTATTTAGCTGAATTTAAACTCTATCAAGCGACATCAGCTGTTGCAATTGGAGTAGCTGTATTATTACTGGTATTACTTACATTGAATCCTTTCTTCATGGCAGTTTTCGGCATTAAAATGTTTTGGCCAGCAAAATCTATTAATGGTCATAGTGAAAATAAGATTTGGTTATTCTTATCGAAGCATTCATTCTTTAGACCAATCATCGCCTTGGTTTTAGTAGCCGTGATTTCAGTACCATTTATCATCAAATATTCGGGTGAGCTGAATTACAACGACTTAGTTGAAATCAGTGATGAGTATGAATCCAAACAGGCAATCAATGTGATTGAAGATCATTTCCCGTCTGGATTCTCGTCACCAACAACTTTAGTTATTCATGCGGATGACTCACTTGCAACTCAAAAAGGCTTACAGGATATTGATGAGTTGGCAGATGTTATCTCAAATGTCGATGGAGTTTCCCAAGTCTTATCGGTGACTCGGCCATCAGGTGAAAAAATACAGGATTTATATATTAAAGAACAAACCAATACGTTAAATGAAGGTCTTGGTTCTGCACAAGAAGGCTTAGGAACTATTAACGAAGGTCTTTCAGAAGCAGAAGATCAGCTCGGGGCAGTGGATCAAAGTAGCTTTGATAGTGTTCAACAGCTAATCGATGGAACAGCTACAATGGAGCAAGGTGTAGGGCAACTAGGTGATGCTTTAGACCAAGTAGCTCAAGGCTTTGAAGATGGGGCAAACGGTGCCAGTGAATTAGAAAATGGTTTAAGCACTTTAAAACAAAGTATCAGTGATTTAAGTAATGGGGCATCCCAATTACAAAAAGGTTACGCGGAACTTGAAAATGGATTTAGTGCATTTAGCGAACTCTTTGCTACTGTGGAAAATGCGATTACAAGCAGCTCACAAGGCTATGCAGCAATTGAACAATCCATGAATGCCTTAGTTCAGTCAAATCCAGATCTAGCTTCTGATGTAAATGTTCAAACGGTAATTGGTACGGCGAAATCGGCACAGGCTCAGCTCGCACAATTAGCCACAAAATTACAAGAGCTTACGCCACAATACAATGGTGCTGTCGAATCATTCCAAGAAGCAAATACAGCCTTCTCTCAAATTACGAATGGCTTACAGCAAGTTGAAACAGGAGTAGGTCAATTACAAACTGGGGCTAATCAATTAGCGACAGGACTTCAAACAGGTGAAACAGGAGTAAATCAAATTAGTTCAAAAACTGGAGAACTGGAATATGGACTATCTACTGTTAACGACGGTCAAAAACAACTGCAAGAAGGCTTAGCAACGCTGCAAGATAAAATGACGCAATTGCAAGATGGGTTAGCTCAAAGTACAGATGGCTTAACTGAAATCAGCGATGGTTTATTAGATGCACAAGATTATTTAGGTGAAGTGAGCAGTTCCGAGTCAAATAGCGTCTTCTATATCCCACAAGAAGTTTTAGATGGCGAAGAATTTGAAGAAAGCTTGAATATGTATATGTCTGAAGATCGTACCATGTCAAAAATGACGATTATCTTAGACGTAAATCCATATTCAAAAGAAGCAATGTCTATTATTAAAGATATTGATGAACAAATCAAAGCAACTGCCAAAAATTCAAGTCTTGCTGATACAGAAATTGCACTAGGCGGTAAATCAACAGCCAATGTAGACTTGCAACAAATTTCTAGTGATGACTTTACCCGCACAATTGTCATCATGATGATTGGTATTACACTTGTTTTAGTAGTGATCACACGATCTATTTGGCAACCAATTATCATTATTGCTTCTCTAATTTTAGCTTATTACACATCACTCGGTCTTGCTGAATTATTAAGTAATACATTATTAGGGCAAAACATTCTAAGCTGGAATGTACCATTCTTTAGTTTCATCATGATTGTCACACTCGGTGTAGACTACAGTATCTTCCTAATGATGCGTTACCATGAAGTGAAGGATCAGGGTATTGTAGGAATCATTGATGCAGCCAAACACATTGGAGGGGTAGTTTTATCAGCAGCCTTAATCTTAGGTGGTACATTCGCTGCTCTTATTCCATCAGGCATAGTAACACTAATGCAAGTGGCAATTCTAGTATTGGTTGGCTTAGTACTCTTAAGCTTCATTATGCTACCGGTCTTCATGCCGGCCGTAATGGGGCTAACTGAAAAAATGAAATATTTATTCTCGAAAAAGAAAGAGTAA